The nucleotide sequence taCAGTTCTCAGGTATTTCCAGCCTCCCTAAAGTATGGTTTCTAAACTGGaatggagaaagggagagcaggTAAACAAACTTCCTACCCTATCAACACAGAGTAAAACCCACCATGCAACGTGGCCTGCCCACCCATGTCCCACCTATGCCTAGCTTCCAGCCAGCATTTGAGTACCTCTCAAATATGTACCACCGAGGCTCAGACATTATGAAAAGCCCCCAGGCAAAATAATTCCAAGCAGGTATAAGCTCTTACCATATGGCAGGCaatgttctaagcattttacgtATGTTCACTCACTTAATGCTGACAGAAACTCTATTTAGTAGACAGAGACGACATAGCACAGAAAAATTAACACGCCCAGGGTCAAACAGCAGGTAAGCAGTAGAAACGGGTGTTAAACCCAGCAGTCTGGCTCTTGACTTCCACACAGCTCAACATGAAAAAGGGGGATCATAATGCACAGGGAGGGGCCGGGGGAAACCCAAGGAAACAGaatgaaaggaacagaagaaaagtcttaaaaaaccaaaattataATTCACATTCTGAGATAACAGAATGAAGAACTCTTAGGGGATAAAACGGAAAATGAAAgccaaaataaatattcactagatgattagaaaaaagaaccaaagaaatcTTTTCCCTAAAGTGGAACTAAAATACAAACTGAGATGATCAGAAGGGATTCAAAATGTGACTAACAGAAACTCCAGAattagaacaaagaaaacaggGAGAAGCTATCTAATAAAATTTGCCAGAACTGAAGATCCAGCATCCTTCCAAATACCCTaaccaaagaataaaaacaggCCCACACCAAGGAATGTCATCATGGAATTTCAGATTGCtggaagaaaagcttccagagagaagaaagagaaggaatggcAGCAACTTCTCAGAGAGGAGGCAGTGCCTGCAACATTCTCAGGAAAACTCCCACCAGCCAATCTAAAGGCAACTGCAGAAATGGAGGAGTTCCCAAGTTCCCTTTCCTAGGAAGATTCTGAAGATGGTACACAGCAAAAGAACGCATAAGCTAAGATGAGAATGGATTCCAGGAAATAGTGGATCCTATCTAGATGGTCTAGAAGAGACAGGGTGAGAGCTGTATGACAGACCTAGGTTGGAGCAGGAAATTATAAGGTGGATAAAATGGCATGCGTCTAAGGAAAAATAAGGatacaaaaggaaaattaggcatacagaaaaatacaaagtagtAATTAACTCAAGGAAAACCCAAAAGCTGTGCCACAAAGGAAATTTTATCATAGTCCACCTAGCTGACAGTGATGGGTATTTAAACAATCATAATGATATAAACATTGACTCTTGATTTATCTAAAATCGTGATACAATTACTTAGAAGGATGAGGAAGGTGTAAGTTATATCTTCATCTATCATAAAGGAAAGGCAATTTGAATTCAAAGTCTAAATTATCATCCATAAATAGCAATCTTACTTAATACATAAAAGTAACTTCTCCATTTTTTATTCCTGAATTTTTAACCAAGATTAtatgtttctttgaaaatattttagtttattaaagaattttttacaaaaagaaaccaacagaAGAAATCCAACCGTATGGTGAAATCCCAAGTCTACAAACcctttttcttggttctttgtaTACAAGGATGCTGCTTAGTGTGTTctgctcttcattttctctcttgtcCGTTTTCCAGGTCTCTTCTACGGAAGAAGAAATACCACATGTGGTCATACTGCAGTTTGGCCTTCTGCCCCAAGGAAAAGAAGGGCATGGGTAGGTGTGGGATGGGACCCACGGCTCACTTACATTGGATCCTTTCTTTCCAGGCCTCTTGAGGCCCTTGCCATGAGCCGTCTTGGCCCGGAAGCTGGATACATCATCATAGCTCTCACGCGTGTTCCACTTGGAGCCTTTCTTCTTTCCACCAAAGCCAAACTTCTGGTTTTTATAGCGCCGCTTAGCACTgggcctggaaaaaaaaacaggcttaCAGGTTACCCACAACACTACAAATCCTGATGGATCCCATGGCCGACCAATACCCTTAGTTTCCTGTCTATAAGCAAAAGCTCTTAGATGCTACCGTTACCCAGAATCTCATCCTTGGTCCTACATTCTTAACTCTAAAAACTCTCCAGGCAAGCTCATCTACTTATGGTTTTAACCACTAGAGCACGAAAACAAAGCAAGAACCAGGAAAGGATCCACATATATCTTGTGGCTCAACACTTATCCCTGGAAAGCTTCTTCTATTTTAACTAACTCTTGCTAGATCACCCTCAGTTGTTTCTATTCCTTTCAAGGATAGTACATGCAATTAACATTCAaatgtaataaatttaaaaactggtcATCCCACAGGAATCTCAAATTCAGCATATCGAAAATCACATGCCATCTCCCTTCCTAGAGTGGTTTCACCTCCTGTATATGAACACTGACTCGAGGTTGGTAGTGCTACCATCTATGCCAGCCTCCTAGGCTAGAAACCTGGGTGCCAGCcttgattcttccttctttcactcTCTACGCCCAACACAATTACTGAGCGCTGCTAATTTAACTTCTTGAATATTCTTCAACCCGTTTTCTCTTCTCTGCCCATTACCACTTTTAGTTCATTATCATTGCTCTCTGGACTTTGCAGTAACCCCCTAATCAGTTTCCCTGCCTCCCTCAAGTCCATCCTTTATACAAGTACCACTGTAATTTTTCGAACACATGACTATGACCTGCTCATTGTTTTAAGTAGAGCCTATCAATGTCTCCCTCATTGCCTACTGGATAAAACCCAAGCTTCTTAACAAGGCAAACACTGCCTCTGTGGCtcagcccaggtgcccctccagctaCGTCTCACCTCCCCTTGCCCCACACTGCACTCCCAGTGGTGCCAAATGTTTGCTGTTCCTCATACACAAACCTGCTGCTCTCATCTCTATGCTTTTGCTCATTTGTGTTCTTCATTCTTGCTGAAATCTGTGTCTCTCCGAGTCTCTTGGTTAATTCTTGTTCATCCTTCAGACTAAGCTCAGGTGCGACTCTCCTCCAGGGAGCCATCCTCACACCCTGATCCCCAGACCGGGTCTGCTATTTCTACAATGTCCTTCCACACTACTTCGTAAATGCCTTTATCATGGCATTAATACATTCTACAGAAATTATCACTTCCCCCAGGCCTGGTGTCCAGGGATGCATAAAGGTAaactaggaagaaaataataatatgcgCCATTAGCCCTTTTAAATCTGTATAATACTATGAGGGCaaacaattttctcattttcacagaTGAGGCAACTAATATTTAGAAAGGTCAAGCAACTTGCTCAAAGCTACCCAAAAGGGCAGACTCTAGACCCAAACCCTAGGTCTACACTCTTAACCATCATACTGTGAGATGAGGAAATCAACTTTTACTGAGTATTCACTTAAAATGTGCCAAATCCTTAAATAACGCTactgtaggtttttctttttttcataatttttttttttaagtaagctctacatccaacgtggggcttgaactcatgaccccaagatcaagagtcaaatgctctactgagccagccaagtaccCCCTACATCACCCTACTTTAATCTTCCAAGACTGATAGGGCTAAAAGGACCCATCGCATAGGCTTGTAAGCCTTGGTCACAGGCAGCACTGTGCCCTCTCAATTCTTAGGCCACTCCTGTGGAGGTCTTCACTGTGCTCATGGACTGCTTGCCCAGTACCCACCACAAAGCCAAAGCAAAACCCTTCATACCCCTTCTTCATCTGCTGGCCTTTTGCTCCTTCGTTTGTTCTCCGTGCAACAGGTTTCTGATCCCCCTCAAGGAAATCCAGTTTATCAGAAAAGCCTAGGAGTGAAGAGGTACTCTGATCAGCAccaacacattttaagaaaagctgAAGCTTCAAAAAAAGGTTGTTCCTtgctaaattaattttaagaggCACATCCTGCTCCCCACACTGTTCCCAAACCTAGTTCCAATGCAATCAAGGCTCTAGAGCAGGAGGTGTTAAAATTtgcagctgcccctgcccccctatATCCTTAGAAGGGAGATATACTGACCTTTCTGGTATTTCTTAATGGCATTCATCATATGTGTTTTCTCTCGCTGCCTCTTCTGAAGAACCTCCGTTTGCACCTGAGACATAAACACAGGGCTGTCACGCCCCCTCCAGACCATCATCACTGCAAGTGTCTCCAATCCTCTTGGTATCAATGCTGTGCTACCACCACCACCGAACATTTACTCTATGCCAGAACTATGCTAAGGCTCTAAGTACATTGTTAGTTTATCTTCTCAACTACCCTGTAAAGCAGAAATTCCTATCACCCCCTgacactgaagcacagagaggctaagtaacttgcctgagtcACACAACAAGAAAGTGCACAGCTGAATTCACACCCCGGAGTCTGCACTCTTACCCCATTACACAATCATGCCTACAAAACCATAGCAAATCATGTTTAGGTCTACATCCAATTCTCAGATTAAGTATCTAGCCCCTACTGTTAGTAGGCATGAAAAGTATCAACAGAAGCAATctcccaaaaaaccaaaaagaaaaatagctgtaAGGACAAAAGCAGGTGCTTACACTCGAaggcagggtttctcaatctcaaTACTACTGATAGCTTGGGACAGGATCACTCTTCACTGGGGCATGGATGGCCTGTCCTGGGCATTGTAGGACATTCAACATCCTCCCTGCTGTCTACCCACTAGATTCAAGTAGCACACTCCCCATTGAGACGTgacaccaaaaatgtctccaggcattgcTGAATGTTCCCTGGTAAGCAAAAttacccccagttgagaaccactgccatgACATTTCTTCGAATTAGAAACAGTGAACTAATAGGCCCAAGTGaagttttctttgcctttgatcAATTAGGTTCTGTTACTACCGACCACCCAGGTCTTTGAGTTGACCTCAGCCATCAACCACCAGATCAATCCAATAAATGCACAGCTGCCCTTCCGCAGAGAACAGGACGCTGATCTACTCTTACTCCGCTGAGGACCCGTCAGTGAAGTGACTCCAAATATGGACAGCAGCTCACCACCCCAGATCATGAATGTTTATGTCCAGAATGTTGACAATGCTGATCCTCCTCACACTCACTTCTTCCCACAACCCTGACTTTAACTCCTGTCATCTTCTTTCCTAAATAACCATGAATTAAGAGGAAAAACCAAGAAGAGTTTCCCTAGATTTTACATTAGAACTCAGACAACTATAGTTTAAGCATACAGGTGCCATTTTTCCTCTCAGTTGGATGACAATCAATATGGTTCTTTCGAAGACTTTACAATCATCTAGGCCAGTGATTCTCCAAAGCAGGATGCATTTCAGAATCATTTGAAAAGtttttgggggaagggaagacaATACACACAGATTCCCAGACATTCTGAAGCCTAGAAATCTGTTTTGAAAGATTTCCCCAGGTAATTTTGCTGTGAGGTCAGGTTTAGAGTCCACTGATCCAGACCCACCCATTCACTGTCCAGATGTGCTAATGAAGCCCAGCAAAATGAATGACTCCCCGGCAGTTACcatgccaccccccaccccccgccccggtgAGACCCTGGTGTCAAGGAGAGATGGATCCGAGCACACATGCCCCCTCTGTGGGGAGATAATCAACACAAGATGGAACACACACAGGGTACGGAACCAGATCTGACCCTGGCACCCCAGCCTGACAAACCCTTGGCCACATCCTATGCCCACACACTTTCCTTCTCACCTTCTTCCCATATTTCCTAAGTGCTCGCAGTTGCTTCGCCTTTTCAGACTTCTCCATGGCCGCCTGTTTAGCCTGCAGCTTCTGtcgaatctaaaacacaaaatgtgGTCAGCTTATGTGATTTCAATCTGGGCTGACCACTATTTAGGGTGCACTAGAACGGGAGCAGATCTTCCCAATTCTGCAAACTGGGGCTCAAAGGAAACTTGTACATCATGTTTTACACCTGAGGACAAGAGGCCCAAAGACTGAGTGCTTTGTCCGAGATACAAAAGTATCAGGGACCTGAAAGGGCCCTTCCCACTCCCAGCGCGCTGTTCCCTTATGCAGAACTGCCTGCTTGCCATTTTGCCCGGAGAAACTAACTTCTCACCAACCCTACTGTCTGCAGACTGAGGTCAAACCACCATGCAGCCTCAGTTCCCTTCTTCAATGTAGCACATACACATTAAAAACTCAAACCGGTATCAGGTATCCAGGCTTTTCCATCAGACACACACATTTCAGTCAAAGGGTAAGCACCTGTCAGGGTGAGTGTACAGAGATGTGTCCGAGCTCATCTCTAGATTAGCTTTCCCAAGTACCACTGAGACAAGAACTCCCTAAAATCCAGCTTGAGACCCAACAGAACTATTGGAATAGATCTGGGATTAAATTTTGGCAATTCTCTTCCTCCCAAAGTTAAATGAGGACCAATTCTACCCAACTCTAAATTATACTACATCTGATATTAATTAGTCCCTCATCCTAAagaaaactaaggcccagaaaAAAGGAATTGTTTATAAGTTATAGCCCCAGCCCTTGACAATGGCAGGACAAGAAGTATGTTTCTTCTGTACACCACGCCATGACCACACCAGCTAGGAAATGCAAACGGCCATCTTTATCTCTGGAACCACAGTTCTTACAGTACTTCTCCTCtccttaaatgtttaaattaggaaaaaatcatCCTTATATTTATCTTATTGGTGGTGACTGGCAGCATGAATCTGAAGCAGACAGTTAAGACAGTAACTGTCCTCTGACAACTACTTCCCTATTTTTGGgcttagtctttttaaaaatgttataggagatggggcgcctgggtggctcatcggttaagcatctgccttcagctcaggtcatggtcccagggtcctgggattgagccccgcattgggctccctgctcagtggggagtctgcttctccctctgcctctgcctgccactcccccttcttgtgctcactctctctctccccctctttgtcaaataaataaataaaatcttaaaaaaaaaaaatgttataggaGATAAGCCAGCTGACCACACTTAAGTGTAAAGCCTTCACTTTCCAGAGAAAACCTTTATTTCTTACCTTCTGCATCTGCTGATCAGACTTGGCCATCTCAGCAAAATAGTCACTGGGCCTCTTGGTAGGGACTTTGAGCTGATGGAGGCGGGGTAATACCGCCAGCACTGCAGCCTGGGCCTGCCGGTAGCTGAGGATGGAGGACAGTGTGATGCGGGACAAACTGGGAAATAAACTAAGGGAGAAAgaccttctcctccttctcactTGCCTATCTGACAAGAACAACCTTGGAGTTATCTATCCATGGTCAGAAAAACTCTCAACATCTGACCTCCACCagcaagaacacacacacaaatgaaaatgtaataaaacctCATTAACTTGGTATCTAGGAGAAATTTAGCCGTACACTCTAAAGACGAAGGGGAGTTCTgctaaaaataagtttaagagAGTGACCACACTAACAGTACCCATTAACTTACAAACTAATACCAGTTATGAAAGCTTATGTAGTCACTAGAAAAAGTTCATGTAAGAACCTTCCAGAagcaagtttttgtttaaataactTAAAGTACAAAAAAACTTGAACactgaatacttaaaaataaaatttaaaaataaaataaactggacTTTGGATTATAACTGGTGGACCAAGGGGCTCTTCTCTCAAACAGGCACAATCTCCTTTAGCTCTTTTGAGTCTAAAGAAGCCCTCCTTCTTACTCTCAGGCTTATGACAACTTCTGAGGAGTACAGGCTCACTACTTTCCCCCCCTTCCCACTCTCTAGCACAGGGACCCTTAACTCCCACACttgaaaacaaacatacaaactcATCTCGCGCTGGAAGTCATCTTCTGGATCAACAGTTTTCTGATCCTTGTTCTGAGGTGTTGACTGAGGTCCACTGACTTCTGGCACGGGACCCAGGGTCACATCAAGCCTTTCAACCCATTCAAGATCCCGCTTGAATTCAGCCAAACACTGCTTCAGGCCACTCTAGGAAATTCAAACACTGAGCCAGCATGAAGGACACGGGCCAACGGgcaaagccctaacccccaacaACCGGGTCGGTAATTGACCGTCCTAGCAATGCGCAGGCTGAGTCTTCCCTGGGACAAGAAGTCAGCAcaacacacaaaagaaacaaacaaaacaaagcagaacagtGTTTGTTGTGAGCATCTCGTGTCCTAGGACCCCCGGCCAGGCGCCTGAGCTCACCACGTCGTTCACGGCCTTCTTCGGCCCCTCTAGCACGACATTAAGGCCTGGCTTCAGGAGTCCTTGGGAAAACGCATCCTGCAACTGCAGAGCACAATCGACAGTCAGCACCGAGGGAGTGAGGCCCCTCTCCCGCGCCCAGCCCCGCGAACTCGGCTGACACCTACCTCTCGGTCTGTGACCAGAGAATCATCAGAATCCGAGTCCGAACCTGACAGCGGGGGAGTGTCCATGTCTCAGCGAGCGCGCGCGTCCACTCTAGTCCACACAGCCGGGTGGCCAGAGGCCCGCGCGGCCGGAGAGGGGCGCCTCTCGCCGCggctgcctgcccccagcccctggctctcACGCCGCGGCCCACGTGGACCCGAGCAGCACCACCGCCGACTGCTCTCCGCCGCGTCTCAACTTTTCGACGGGGACTTCCGCTTCCGGCTGCAGAAGTACACTTCCGGTTTGCCGTTGCTATAGGAACCGCTCGGGCGCCGGAGAGAGTCAGGATTGCTTGGGACCCATAGGAGTTCTACCGGTGGATACACGAGTAGTCTAGTATCCGGAGGGAAGAAGCGAAAGGTGGGAGCGCGTAGCTGGGGGTCGCCTGGAGAAGCAGGCAGCTGTGAGGAGCGAAAGACAGGGGAGAAGCACGAGCCGCGGGCAAGAGGGGGTGAGGAaggtgctggaggggctgggggagcggAGGAGGgctccggggcgggggcggggccaggggcggggcggaggggcggggcgtGTCTCGGGCCTCACCAGCTGTGCTGGATGTTCTGCAGAACTTTGTGGGGTACCATGTCGACcgtggtggctcagtcgctgCATGTTTTTGGTCTTCGATCCCACGTGGCCAACAATATCTTCTTCTTCGATGAACAGATCATTATATTTCCTTCGGGAAATCACTGTGTGAAATACAATGTGGATCAGAAGTGGCAAAAATTCATTCCAGGTAAAAAGCCTTTCCATCCTGACACATAAATTAACTGTAGGTGCCAGATATAAGCAAGGttactgaaaggaaaatttttttgtttttgtttttgttttaagattttatttatttgacagagagagagacagccagagagggaacacaagcaggaggagtgggagagggagaagcaggtttcccgcagagcagggagcccgatgtggggcttgatcccaacacctgggacctgagccgaagcccgacgcccaacgactgagccacgtaggcgcCCCTGAAAGGAAAGTTTTTTGGCCAAATTAAATATACGTGTTCCATCATATGAATCGAATGTCTCAAATATGTTTATCCATTGTAGTGTGGATGGACATTTGAGAAACAATAggttttttgctattacaaagcATGCCACTATAAAGTTTCTTGCATTTGTGTATGCTCATCCACCTGTGCAGATTCTGCAGGGCACACAGCCAGGACTAAAATTACTGGGTAATATGGTAGTACCAATGTACACTTCCACCAGGAGGCATGAGAGTTGCCATCCATTCCCAACCTCTCCAACCTTTGGCATTGTCCAACTTCCTAATTCTTTGCTAAGCTAGTGGTTGAGAAAGAGTATCCCGTTGTAGTTTTAGTGTGCATTTCTCTGCTACTAATGAGGATGAATAGCTTTTCACATGTTTATGGGCTATTCCTATTTAGTCTTGTGTGAATGtcctgttcaagtcttttatccaattttttctttctttctttctttctttgttaattttcttattgatttatggGCACACTTTCTATATTCTCTATAGAATTCCTCCCACTTTGGGGCTTgtgttttctccttctttatGGTATCTTGATGAACAGAAATCCTTAGTCTTAATGAAGTAAAATTTATCAGcgtttttctttttgtgtcttgttAAAGAATTCTTCCTACCCCCAAGATTATTAATATATTCTCCTATATTGTCTCTTTTATACTTTATACTTTTGCCTTTCACCTTTTAGGCTCTGAGTTAGGAGGGTGCTTAGTGTGTTAGGGAAATAGCAAGGAGGCCAATGTGGCTGGAGTGGAGTCAACGGAGGAGTAGGGAGGGAGAGGCAAGATGGAGAAGTACCAGGGCTTTGTAGGTCAAAGGCTCTTACTCTGATGAAGTAGGAAGCCATGGGGGGCTTCTGAGCAGAGTAACAGGATCTAACTTATGTTTCAGCAGGCTCTGTGGCTACTGTATAGAGATCAGATTTAAGGAGGGGcaagggaggaagcaggagacCGGATGAGAGAAGACGCTGGCTTGGAGTGGAGTGGTGGCAGGCAGTAGGGATAGTGATAGAAAAGACTGAAGAAGGAGCAGGTTTTGTAGAGAGTATGGGGAGGTTAGTTCCTGACATGGTAAGATTGGGATGCCCACCAGTGAGGCAATGGAGATCTTAAGTGAGCAGTTTGATTTTGGGTCTGGATACAAGGCAGGGAAGTCCAGGCTGGTGATAGAAATTTGAAGGTCATCCACACAGAGATGAAATATAAAGTCACTCAAATATCAGAGATTCTCTTAAGgagtgtgtgtatttataaaacaGTAGAACCCTAACGAGTGCATTCTGGGACACTACTACCTTTAGTGCTGGGGAACTGAGGAAGAGCCAGCAAAAGAGTCTTTGAAGGAGTAACCAAAAGGATGGGAGGAGATCCATGCAAGAGGTGAAAATATTTCAAGGAGGAGTCTGTCATCAACTGGGTTAAAACAGTGTGAATGCATTTTACAAGCTCTGCAATCAGCCAACATATATTAAGCACCCAtttggtgccaggcactggtgattggatggatggacagatggatgggtcGGTGGGTGGACGGAAGGacggacgggtggatggatgagcAAGAAAGCCAAGGCCCCTGCCCTCTAGGAGCTCTCACTATTGTGGAGACATGTATGTATTCAAAGGAGCAGGACTTGAAGATGAGCAGGACATATGCTCTGCCAGGTATGGCTCTgatgcaaaagaacaaaaggaaggagggagaagttTTCCTTTGCCTCCTCCAGGCAGTCTCATCTGTACTTACAGTTTCACCTTCCCACCATGACTCTTATCTCAAATCTGCCTTTTCAGTCCCAACCAGTCCCTGAGCTTTAGAATCACATACAGCTGTCGGCTAGACCTCTCTACCTAAATATCCCGCAGTGTGTAGCTCCCACACAGTATATCCAGAACTGAATTTGTCCTTTCCTTTTTGCTCCCTCTCTTCGCTTAAGACCCTCCTTTGCCAGATTGTCAAATACATGATAAAGCtatgattacaaaaataatgtagTCCTGCTATAAATATCCCAGAAACCCaggtatatatatttgtatatgtaaatGAATTTGATATATCATAAAGGTGGCATTAGGAATCTGTGCTGGGACAGCTAGTGAGATATTTAGGAAATGGGAATCAATTTAAA is from Zalophus californianus isolate mZalCal1 chromosome 4, mZalCal1.pri.v2, whole genome shotgun sequence and encodes:
- the EBNA1BP2 gene encoding probable rRNA-processing protein EBP2, producing the protein MDTPPLSGSDSDSDDSLVTDRELQDAFSQGLLKPGLNVVLEGPKKAVNDVSGLKQCLAEFKRDLEWVERLDVTLGPVPEVSGPQSTPQNKDQKTVDPEDDFQREMSFYRQAQAAVLAVLPRLHQLKVPTKRPSDYFAEMAKSDQQMQKIRQKLQAKQAAMEKSEKAKQLRALRKYGKKVQTEVLQKRQREKTHMMNAIKKYQKGFSDKLDFLEGDQKPVARRTNEGAKGQQMKKGPSAKRRYKNQKFGFGGKKKGSKWNTRESYDDVSSFRAKTAHGKGLKRPGKKGSNKRPGKRTREKMKSRTH